One genomic window of Solanum dulcamara chromosome 12, daSolDulc1.2, whole genome shotgun sequence includes the following:
- the LOC129877618 gene encoding probable LRR receptor-like serine/threonine-protein kinase At2g16250: MKVQHQLVYLCFVFFLLFHSTLEQEDRLALLQLRSSLGLRAREWPIKATPCSNWRGITCKNGRVTGINVSGFKRTRNGSQNPQFLVDALQNLTLLESFNASNFALPGSIPQWFGIRLAALQVLDLSFCSITGTIPSTLGNLTSLVVLYISNNGLSGMVPSSFSQLSSLSVLDLSHNSLGGSIPASFGSLGNLTLLDMSSNFLSGAIPPVIGTLSQLKFLNLSQNMFYGNLPPVIRRFSFLDLSNNYFQGKVPQYWQSNVSLNRNCLQRLGSQRDTSECASFYDERGLIFDNFGVPNAMEPPAPKSEKKSHKNVIISAAVLGGVGFIATVIIFVVLLICCCKRGTTNQRVTGVEPVPTSASPSPPPGASLKFSSLGVAFNYQQILQTTGEFSDANLIKHGHSSDIFRGILEGGVHVVVKRIDSSSVKKEAYLLELDFFSKVSHSRVVPLLGHCLENENEKFLVYKYMPNGDLSSSLLSKHNSDADSLQSLDWITRLKIAIGAAECLSYLHHECNPPLVHRDVQASSILLDDKFEVRLGSLSKVCAQEGDTHQNRISRILRLPQTSEQGASGTLNATCAYDVYCFGKVLLELVTGKLGISASSDATMKDWLDKSLPSISMDDKELVTNIADPSLIVDDDLLEEVWAMAIVARSCLNPKPSRRPLMRSILKALESPLKVVREEHTITERLRTTSSRGSWNATLFGSWRNSFSDIVALPANKVEGASSFKKSATTGSQGSGQIAEGVHSFSTRRHSKEIFPESLDVQDAERRRGE, encoded by the exons ATGAAGGTTCAGCATCAACTGGTTTACCTTTGTTTCGTGTTTTTCTTGCTTTTTCATTCTACATTAGAGCAAGAAGACAGATTGGCTTTGCTTCAATTGAGATCTTCTTTAGGATTAAGAGCCAGAGAGTGGCCTATTAAGGCTACCCCTTGTTCAAACTGGAGAGGTATTACTTGCAAAAATGGTCGAGTTACTGGGATTAACGTCTCTGGTTTTAAGCGAACCCGAAATGGGAGTCAAAATCCTCAATTCTTGGTTGATGCCCTTCAAAATTTGACTCTCTTGGAGTCATTCAATGCATCAAATTTTGCACTTCCGGGTTCTATTCCTCAATGGTTTGGCATTAGACTTGCAGCTCTACAGGTTCTTGATCTTAGCTTCTGTTCAATAACTGGTactattccttcaactcttggcaATTTGACAAGTTTAGTTGTTTTATACATATCCAATAATGGTCTTAGTGGAATGGTGCCTTCAAGTTTCAGTCAATTGTCAAGTCTTTCAGTTCTTGATCTTTCACACAATTCACTTGGTGGGTCAATTCCTGCATCATTTGGGTCTCTTGGGAACCTTACTTTGCTTGATATGTCCTCAAATTTTTTGTCTGGGGCTATTCCTCCTGTCATTGGAACTTTATCTCAGTTGAAGTTCTTGAATCTTTCTCAGAATATGTTTTATGGTAATCTGCCGCCTGTAATTCGGAGATTCAGTTTTCTTGATCTATCAAACAACTATTTCCAAGGCAAAGTTCCTCAGTACTGGCAAAGCAATGTGTCCCTTAACAGAAATTGCCTACAAAGATTGGGAAGTCAAAGGGATACAAGTGAATGTGCATCTTTCTATGATGAGCGAGGCTTGATATTTGACAATTTTGGAGTGCCTAATGCCATGGAGCCTCCGGCTCCTAAATCGGAAAAGAAGAGTCACAAAAATGTAATCATATCAGCTGCTGTTCTAGGGGGTGTCGGATTTATTGCTACTGTGATAATCTTTGTAGTGCTGCTGATTTGTTGCTGCAAGAGGGGCACTACGAATCAAAGGGTCACTGGTGTAGAGCCTGTTCCTACTAGTGCAAGTCCTTCCCCACCTCCAGGAGCATCattgaaattttcaagtttaGGAGTAGCATTTAACTACCAGCAGATCCTTCAAACAACCGGTGAATTCAGTGATGCAAATCTTATTAAGCATGGACATTCAAGTGATATATTCCGTGGAATCCTGGAAGGTGGGGTTCATGTAGTAGTTAAAAGAATTGATTCCAGCTCAGTTAAAAAGGAAGCATACTTGTTAGAATTGGACTTCTTCAGCAAAGTTTCTCATTCTAGAGTAGTACCTCTTCTGGGACATTGTTTGGAGaatgaaaatgaaaagtttCTGGTATACAAATATATGCCAAATGGAGATCTCTCTAGTTCCTTGTTAAGTAAACACAATTCAGATGCTGATAGTTTGCAGTCACTTGATTGGATAACGAGACTGAAAATCGCTATTGGAGCTGCTGAGTGTTTGTCTTATCTGCATCATGAATGTAATCCGCCTCTTGTGCACAG AGATGTCCAAGCAAGCAGCATACTTCTTGATGATAAATTTGAAGTACGGTTAGGGAGTTTGAGTAAGGTCTGTGCACAAGAAGGAGACACCCATCAAAACAGGATTTCCAGGATTCTGCGACTGCCACA AACATCGGAGCAAGGCGCATCAG GTACGCTTAATGCCACTTGTGCATACGATGTTTATTGTTTTGGAAAGGTTTTGCTTGAGCTGGTAACTGGCAAGTTGGGTATCAGTGCATCTAGTGATGCTACCATGAAGGATTGGTTGGACAAATCACTGCCTTCCATTAGTATGGATGATAAGGAACTTGTAACAAACATAGCAGATCCTTCCCTAATCGTAGATGACGATTTATTAGAGGAAGTATGGGCCATGGCTATTGTTGCCAGATCTTGTCTCAATCCCAAGCCTTCGAGGAGGCCGTTAATGAGGTCTATCCTTAAAGCTTTGGAAAGCCCATTGAAGGTAGTTAGGGAAGAACACACTATTACCGAACGACTTAGAACAACCTCGTCCAGAGGGTCATGGAATGCTACTCTATTTGGGAGCTGGCGTAACAGCTTCTCGGATATAGTAGCTCTACCAGCTAATAAGGTGGAAGGTGCAAGTAGTTTTAAGAAGTCAGCAACTACAGGGTCTCAAGGAAGTGGTCAAATTGCAGAAGGGGTTCATTCTTTCTCAACTAGACGACACTCAAAGGAGATATTTCCCGAATCATTGGATGTGCAGGATGCAGAGAGAAGGCGTGGTGAATAG